From the genome of Prevotella herbatica, one region includes:
- the coaD gene encoding pantetheine-phosphate adenylyltransferase encodes MRIGLFTGTFDPFTIGHKSIADRALPLFDKLIIAVALSNSKHTAKEMEERVDNIKSIFQGIDNVEVKPYSDLTIDMAKREGAKFIVRGVRSVNDFEYEREQADINHRLSGIETVLLFSDPNLSGVSSSMVRELQSFGKDVSEFLPKKD; translated from the coding sequence ATGAGAATAGGATTATTTACTGGCACGTTCGACCCGTTTACAATAGGTCACAAATCAATCGCTGACAGAGCATTACCACTTTTTGACAAGTTGATTATTGCCGTAGCGTTAAGTAACAGCAAGCATACTGCCAAAGAGATGGAGGAACGTGTGGACAATATAAAAAGCATATTCCAAGGAATTGACAACGTTGAGGTAAAACCATACAGCGACCTGACGATAGATATGGCTAAACGAGAAGGTGCCAAATTTATTGTACGTGGGGTAAGATCAGTCAATGACTTTGAATATGAACGTGAGCAAGCAGATATAAACCACCGCCTAAGCGGAATAGAAACCGTCTTGCTATTCTCTGATCCTAATCTTTCAGGTGTTAGCAGTTCTATGGTAAGGGAACTGCAATCATTTGGCAAGGATGTATCTGAATTCTTACCGAAAAAAGATTAA
- the ybeY gene encoding rRNA maturation RNase YbeY has translation MITYNVDGVKMPKIKKRLTNKWIKAVADTYGKKTGDIGYMFVDDEKILEVNNEYLGHDYYTDIITFDYDEEDVISGDLVISLDTVRTNADKFGKEYTEELNRVIIHGILHLCGINDKGPGEREIMEADENKALAILASLQD, from the coding sequence ATGATAACATACAATGTAGACGGCGTGAAAATGCCGAAGATAAAGAAACGTCTAACCAACAAATGGATTAAGGCTGTAGCTGATACGTATGGCAAAAAGACTGGCGACATTGGATATATGTTTGTTGATGACGAGAAGATTCTTGAAGTAAACAACGAATACCTCGGTCATGATTACTATACCGACATCATCACTTTTGATTATGACGAAGAAGACGTGATAAGCGGTGACTTGGTAATAAGCCTTGACACAGTACGCACTAACGCAGATAAGTTTGGCAAAGAATACACTGAAGAACTTAACCGCGTGATTATCCACGGCATATTGCACCTTTGCGGAATAAATGACAAAGGACCTGGAGAAAGAGAAATCATGGAGGCCGACGAGAACAAGGCTCTCGCTATATTAGCTTCGCTACAAGACTAA
- a CDS encoding RNA polymerase sigma factor, producing the protein MEASEFKRLFLPCSNKMYLVAWRLTHNRQEAEDLVQETMLKLWTQRDNLNELKNCEAFSVRTLHNIFIDQSRKKHLAVADSPPEGMTLKANECDASEIMQQKETGIIVTRLIAKLPKQQRNIITLKDIDDFSYEEIAQQTGLSMINIRVHLSRARKQIRLWIR; encoded by the coding sequence ATGGAAGCCTCTGAATTTAAACGACTTTTTCTGCCTTGCAGCAATAAGATGTATCTTGTTGCATGGAGACTTACGCATAACCGTCAGGAAGCGGAAGATCTTGTGCAGGAAACGATGCTGAAACTGTGGACTCAGCGTGATAATTTGAATGAGTTGAAGAATTGCGAGGCTTTCAGTGTAAGAACTCTCCATAACATCTTTATTGACCAAAGTCGCAAGAAACATCTTGCGGTGGCTGATTCTCCACCTGAAGGGATGACGCTGAAGGCAAATGAGTGTGACGCATCAGAGATTATGCAACAAAAGGAGACGGGAATTATCGTAACAAGGCTTATTGCCAAACTGCCGAAACAGCAACGCAATATAATAACTCTAAAGGATATTGATGATTTTTCTTATGAAGAAATAGCTCAACAGACAGGACTATCCATGATTAACATCAGGGTACACTTAAGTAGGGCTAGAAAGCAGATCAGACTATGGATAAGATAA
- a CDS encoding DUF5111 domain-containing protein produces the protein MKKILYNIMLLLTTVTMLSSCNKDGDLIYLNGFGGSELTATTSDVVLSIANSKKLVLSIEWNNPTLLSSDSSKTAPDGVLKTYLQISANEDFSGKVNESTVISPSKAYIGDDLNSIAKGLGLSADVSAPLYFRIKSVEGNNMEPAYSNVEKVNVTPFTIHMNFVSVLSKEKTDTVARLYSDSENGIYTGYMKAAGWYNCWFVENDGTVWGNYNVSGHEFELSKASDAWNCWFADGSGHWFVTVDTKNDVWSAANITKVTINGSDFTYDSKKGVWTALITTTADNTQIGGTATGNEYNSTTRTSSSVVKTFNLPDTTIAKAGVYTVNMYINSHAQYSYEIVSGTVTPGNPTVKFPSELAMYSKDGSTKLATLAKTGTGTYAGTYAAQQWENFQIVDEENKVWYGSDPTNQYTLDSGDGKYGLWFNADFTNGTTLNVTVDLNTMKWSYTK, from the coding sequence ATGAAAAAGATATTATACAACATAATGTTGCTACTTACAACTGTTACAATGCTTAGCAGTTGTAATAAGGACGGTGACCTTATATACCTTAACGGGTTCGGGGGTTCTGAACTTACTGCTACAACGAGTGACGTTGTACTGTCAATAGCCAATAGCAAGAAACTTGTATTGTCTATAGAATGGAATAACCCTACTCTACTTTCTTCTGATTCGTCGAAGACTGCTCCTGACGGAGTGCTAAAGACTTATCTGCAAATATCAGCTAATGAGGATTTCAGCGGAAAGGTTAACGAGAGTACTGTAATTTCTCCTTCTAAAGCTTATATAGGTGACGACCTCAATTCCATAGCTAAAGGCTTAGGACTAAGTGCCGATGTTTCGGCTCCTTTGTATTTTCGCATAAAAAGCGTAGAAGGTAACAATATGGAACCAGCATACAGTAATGTTGAAAAGGTTAACGTTACTCCATTTACGATCCACATGAACTTTGTCAGTGTATTAAGCAAGGAAAAGACTGATACTGTAGCTCGCCTTTACAGTGACTCTGAAAACGGAATATATACTGGCTACATGAAAGCAGCTGGTTGGTATAACTGCTGGTTTGTTGAGAACGATGGAACGGTATGGGGTAACTATAACGTTAGTGGCCATGAGTTTGAACTATCTAAGGCTAGCGACGCATGGAATTGCTGGTTTGCTGATGGTAGCGGACATTGGTTTGTTACTGTTGATACAAAGAATGACGTATGGAGTGCCGCAAATATCACCAAAGTCACAATAAATGGTAGTGATTTTACGTATGATAGTAAGAAGGGAGTTTGGACTGCTCTGATTACGACAACAGCCGACAACACACAAATTGGTGGAACAGCAACTGGTAATGAATACAATTCTACAACACGTACTTCTTCATCTGTAGTGAAGACATTCAATCTTCCAGACACAACAATAGCAAAGGCTGGTGTTTACACTGTTAATATGTATATCAACAGTCATGCACAATACAGTTATGAAATTGTTAGCGGAACTGTTACACCTGGTAATCCAACAGTTAAGTTCCCATCAGAACTGGCTATGTATTCTAAAGACGGTTCAACAAAGTTGGCAACACTAGCTAAGACTGGAACAGGTACATACGCTGGTACATACGCTGCACAGCAATGGGAGAACTTCCAAATAGTTGATGAAGAGAATAAGGTGTGGTATGGTTCTGATCCTACAAACCAATATACTCTTGACAGCGGAGATGGAAAGTATGGTCTATGGTTTAATGCTGACTTTACGAACGGAACAACTCTCAATGTGACAGTGGATTTAAACACTATGAAGTGGAGTTATACTAAATAG
- a CDS encoding DUF4252 domain-containing protein — translation MKKIFLSLVLALATTVCTAQSVNDVIREFKSAKGATCINLNKSMIKLMGQGKDKVNLPENINLGDLGDIGKDIDSLKILVLEDCNASIKKKFAKKNINWEKYGYEPVVVTNEDKENVQIYAKKNGDNFKEIVVRVASGEDEGVLVQVFGNIDPKMLSNMK, via the coding sequence ATGAAAAAGATTTTTCTTTCACTGGTATTGGCTTTAGCCACAACAGTTTGCACTGCACAAAGTGTTAATGACGTGATACGTGAATTCAAAAGCGCTAAAGGCGCTACATGTATTAATCTTAATAAGTCTATGATAAAACTTATGGGACAAGGCAAAGACAAGGTGAATCTTCCTGAGAATATAAATCTTGGTGACCTCGGTGATATTGGCAAAGATATAGACTCACTTAAAATACTTGTGCTTGAAGATTGCAATGCGAGCATTAAGAAGAAATTTGCCAAAAAGAATATTAATTGGGAAAAATATGGATATGAACCAGTTGTCGTAACTAATGAAGACAAAGAGAACGTTCAAATATATGCTAAGAAGAATGGCGATAATTTCAAGGAAATCGTTGTACGTGTAGCGTCTGGCGAAGATGAGGGTGTATTGGTACAAGTGTTTGGCAATATTGATCCGAAGATGCTAAGCAATATGAAATAG
- a CDS encoding RagB/SusD family nutrient uptake outer membrane protein, with translation MKSKKIAINTLALAALTMPMASCTSDLDQYPHTETTSQQVYTSTENYESVLGKIYTSMVTTGQGKGGQNSDLSSNMGYDYMRCYFNLQECGTDEVASTWLSGDKTSGITYLQWDANDPWVSDMYYRIYYNITLCNEFLRNCTDTKISTFSDTDQQLLRHYRAEARFMRALFYYHALDLFRYIPFVDENDPVGSFTPPRYTPAQTAAFIESELKSAVTDMCPASECPYGRASQGAAYTLLAKLYLNDEVYTGQAKYTECIDACNNAIAQGYTLESDYSKLFNADNDKRTNEIIFALPVDAQKTVSWGSTTYIICGEMGNTSSDLNVADYGVKSAWGMFRSRGELPAKFETGDNRAKFFTKNQTQYLDDITNQSQGYFMTKWTNLTDAGQTASNTADGGVDTDYPMFRLADVYLMYAEAVLRGGNGGSYDQALKYVNALRERAYGNTDGDLKQSQLSLDYIIDERARELYLESERRTDLIRFGEFTTSKYLWQWKGGTKDGMAVDNKYNIYPIPNTELTANPNLYNENY, from the coding sequence ATGAAATCTAAAAAAATAGCAATCAATACACTGGCTCTTGCTGCATTGACAATGCCTATGGCATCTTGTACATCCGATCTTGACCAGTACCCACATACAGAGACTACATCTCAACAGGTGTACACCTCTACAGAAAATTACGAATCTGTTCTTGGAAAGATTTATACGTCAATGGTGACCACTGGACAAGGTAAGGGTGGTCAAAATTCAGACCTAAGTTCTAACATGGGATACGATTACATGAGATGCTACTTCAATTTACAGGAATGTGGCACTGATGAAGTTGCTTCTACATGGTTGTCGGGTGATAAAACTTCGGGTATTACTTATCTGCAGTGGGATGCCAACGATCCTTGGGTTTCCGATATGTATTATCGTATATATTATAACATCACACTGTGTAATGAATTCCTACGCAACTGCACTGATACTAAAATTAGTACATTCAGCGATACCGATCAGCAATTGCTTCGACACTATCGTGCAGAAGCTCGCTTCATGCGTGCGTTGTTCTATTATCACGCACTTGACCTGTTCCGCTATATACCTTTCGTTGACGAAAACGATCCTGTAGGAAGTTTCACTCCTCCTCGCTATACTCCTGCACAGACAGCCGCTTTCATTGAAAGTGAACTTAAATCTGCAGTAACAGATATGTGTCCTGCTTCTGAATGCCCTTATGGACGTGCTTCACAAGGCGCAGCTTATACACTGCTTGCAAAACTGTATCTAAACGATGAGGTTTATACAGGTCAGGCTAAATACACAGAGTGCATTGATGCATGTAATAACGCTATCGCACAAGGATACACTTTGGAAAGTGATTACTCTAAACTATTTAATGCCGACAACGACAAACGTACCAACGAAATAATATTCGCATTACCTGTTGATGCACAGAAGACTGTGTCTTGGGGTTCTACTACATATATCATCTGTGGTGAAATGGGAAATACATCAAGCGATCTTAACGTTGCCGATTATGGAGTAAAGTCTGCATGGGGAATGTTCCGTTCAAGAGGCGAACTGCCTGCTAAATTTGAAACTGGAGACAATCGTGCTAAATTCTTCACGAAAAACCAAACTCAGTATCTAGATGATATTACGAACCAGTCGCAAGGCTACTTCATGACAAAATGGACTAACCTTACCGATGCTGGACAAACTGCTTCTAATACTGCCGATGGTGGTGTAGATACAGATTATCCAATGTTTCGTCTCGCAGATGTATATCTAATGTATGCAGAGGCGGTATTAAGAGGTGGCAATGGCGGAAGCTATGATCAGGCTTTAAAGTATGTAAATGCTTTGCGCGAACGTGCTTATGGTAACACTGACGGTGATTTAAAACAAAGCCAGTTATCTCTTGATTACATTATTGATGAACGAGCACGTGAACTATATCTTGAGAGTGAACGTCGTACAGACCTCATACGCTTCGGCGAGTTTACCACTTCAAAATATCTTTGGCAGTGGAAAGGTGGCACTAAAGACGGTATGGCAGTAGACAACAAGTATAACATCTACCCTATACCTAATACAGAGCTCACCGCTAATCCAAATCTATACAACGAGAACTATTAA
- a CDS encoding DUF4252 domain-containing protein — MKRFIISLALLCCMTIAVAQNALFNKYANTKGVTTVTIGSAMLQFMGNSRVGDKDISKIAGKLKSIKILDCERPSIAPTIYREAQQYYNKYKYVVAMETNEDGEHTTIYMKEYGKGLNEFALLQYEKSELQIINIWGYVNLNDIKGLQ, encoded by the coding sequence ATGAAAAGATTTATCATATCATTGGCTTTACTATGCTGCATGACTATTGCTGTAGCGCAGAATGCCCTGTTTAACAAATACGCAAACACTAAGGGAGTAACTACTGTCACTATAGGAAGTGCCATGCTGCAATTTATGGGAAATAGCAGAGTGGGCGACAAGGATATAAGTAAGATTGCCGGTAAACTGAAAAGTATAAAGATTTTGGATTGTGAACGTCCGTCAATAGCTCCGACAATATATAGAGAGGCGCAGCAATACTATAATAAATATAAATATGTTGTAGCTATGGAAACCAATGAAGATGGTGAGCATACAACGATATATATGAAAGAATACGGAAAGGGATTAAACGAATTCGCCCTTCTCCAATATGAGAAGAGCGAACTCCAAATTATTAATATATGGGGATATGTAAATCTCAACGATATTAAGGGATTGCAATAA
- the ruvB gene encoding Holliday junction branch migration DNA helicase RuvB: protein MSEDFDIREDSLSTAEKEFENALRPLKFADFNGQKNVVENLGIFVEAAKYRGEPLDHTLLYGPPGLGKTTLSNIIANELGVGFKITSGPILDKPGDLAGILTSLEANDVLFIDEIHRLSPVVEEYLYSAMEDYRIDIMIDKGPSARSIQIDLNPFTLVGATTRSGMLTAPLRARFGINMHLEYYDPKTLQRIIKRSAMLLRVPIEDDAAVEISLRSRGTPRIANSLLRRMRDFAQVKGNGTITGEIAQMALQSLNIDKYGLDEIDNKILLTIIDKFRGGPVGISTIATAIGEDTGTVEDVYEPFLIMEGFIKRTPRGRMATKLAYEHLGRNPYAGDSMQADLFE, encoded by the coding sequence ATGTCTGAAGATTTTGATATAAGAGAAGACAGTTTGTCTACGGCTGAAAAAGAATTTGAAAACGCTTTACGACCTCTTAAATTCGCTGATTTCAACGGTCAGAAAAATGTGGTGGAAAACCTCGGAATATTCGTTGAAGCTGCTAAATATCGTGGCGAACCTCTTGATCACACATTACTTTACGGGCCTCCGGGACTTGGAAAGACGACACTTAGCAATATTATTGCCAATGAACTTGGTGTGGGATTCAAAATAACCAGCGGTCCAATATTAGACAAGCCTGGTGATTTGGCAGGAATACTTACATCACTGGAAGCTAACGACGTGCTCTTCATTGATGAAATTCATCGGCTATCGCCCGTAGTTGAGGAATATCTGTATTCTGCAATGGAAGATTACAGAATAGATATTATGATAGACAAGGGACCTTCGGCACGCTCGATTCAGATAGACCTTAATCCTTTCACTCTTGTGGGAGCTACAACTAGAAGCGGTATGCTTACAGCTCCTCTGCGTGCAAGATTCGGAATCAACATGCATCTGGAATATTATGATCCAAAAACACTGCAACGCATCATTAAGAGAAGCGCAATGCTGCTGAGAGTTCCAATAGAAGATGATGCAGCTGTGGAAATAAGTCTGCGTAGCCGAGGTACTCCACGTATTGCAAACTCTCTGCTTAGACGTATGCGCGACTTCGCACAGGTAAAAGGCAATGGAACTATAACGGGCGAGATTGCACAAATGGCCCTACAATCACTGAACATCGATAAATACGGACTTGACGAGATTGATAATAAAATATTATTGACTATAATAGACAAGTTTCGTGGTGGTCCTGTTGGAATAAGTACAATCGCAACAGCTATAGGCGAAGATACTGGTACCGTGGAAGACGTTTACGAACCGTTCCTTATCATGGAGGGATTTATTAAGCGCACACCGCGTGGACGCATGGCAACCAAACTAGCATACGAGCATTTAGGAAGGAATCCTTATGCCGGAGATTCTATGCAAGCAGACTTGTTTGAATAG
- a CDS encoding glycoside hydrolase family 2 TIM barrel-domain containing protein produces MKIKLIATSLLISATCFAQVRREVNINKWQFSRDNTEWQQVTVPHDWAISGPFDKKWDLQTVAITQNGEKNKTEKSGRSGALPWIGEGFYKTTFTVPSEYNRAMLKFDGAMSEPTVYINGHKAGYWAYGYNAFRVDATPYINKDGKDNTIEVHLNNVEESSRWYPGGGIYRPVTLIMTGDTNIDRWGTYIRTNKISNGNANIAIDTHVHGYENIEGLHAEVSIIDITGNIKAQSNAKIDKIGNMHSEMNIADAKLWSPESPYLYSVVTKLYCGDKLIDETTDKTGIRTISVSAEKGFMLNGISRKIQGVCLHHDLGPLGTAVNKAAIIRQIRILKDMGCDAIRTSHNMPSTMQMEVCDSMGMMVMAESFDMWKYPKCKNGYAKFFDNWADRDITNLVLNHRNHPSIVMWSIGNEIPEQWSVEGREISRHLQDLCHSLDPSRPVTQGMDNAEKAIASGFAKVMDVPGFNYRVYKYDTSIKQIPQGFILGSETASTVSSRGIYKFPMKITDNGVYPDGQCSSYDTEYCGWSNLPEADLLMQDDRSYTIGQFVWTGFDYLGEPTPYDTYWPSRSSYFGICDLAGLPKDRFYLYRSVWNKAKHTLHVLPHWTWHGREGEVTPVFVYTDYPSAELFVNGKSQGRLFKQTYSVAPSSSNTEKPQLENMDLLRRYRLMWDKVKYEPGEIKVVAYNANGEKAEEKIIYTAGKPAKLEAKADRNEIKSDGNDLAFVTISLTDNKGNLIPDGSDELTFEVKGAGSFKAVCNGDATSLESFTQPQMKLFSGKLVVIVESNGKKGDILLTVKDNKLGKTVKTKIIAIP; encoded by the coding sequence ATGAAGATAAAACTTATTGCGACATCATTATTAATCTCTGCTACCTGCTTTGCACAGGTACGCAGAGAAGTTAACATTAACAAATGGCAGTTCAGCCGCGATAACACAGAATGGCAACAGGTAACTGTTCCGCATGATTGGGCTATCAGTGGACCTTTTGACAAAAAATGGGACTTACAGACTGTTGCCATAACACAGAATGGCGAGAAGAATAAAACGGAAAAGAGCGGACGTTCTGGTGCATTGCCTTGGATTGGTGAAGGATTCTATAAAACAACTTTCACTGTTCCTTCTGAATATAACCGCGCAATGCTGAAATTTGATGGTGCAATGAGTGAACCTACTGTTTATATTAATGGTCACAAAGCCGGATATTGGGCGTATGGATACAATGCATTTCGTGTTGATGCGACTCCTTATATCAATAAAGACGGAAAGGATAATACGATTGAAGTGCATCTGAATAATGTTGAGGAGAGCAGTCGTTGGTATCCTGGCGGCGGAATATATCGCCCTGTGACATTGATAATGACTGGGGATACAAATATTGACCGTTGGGGCACATATATAAGAACAAACAAAATCAGTAATGGGAATGCCAACATTGCCATAGACACTCATGTACATGGATATGAGAATATTGAAGGACTTCATGCAGAAGTATCTATCATTGATATTACTGGAAATATTAAAGCTCAAAGTAATGCAAAGATAGACAAAATAGGGAACATGCATTCTGAGATGAATATAGCAGATGCTAAGCTGTGGAGTCCTGAAAGTCCATATCTTTATAGCGTAGTGACGAAACTTTATTGTGGAGACAAACTTATTGATGAAACGACTGATAAGACTGGTATTCGTACGATAAGCGTTTCAGCTGAAAAAGGTTTCATGCTAAACGGTATCAGTCGTAAAATTCAGGGCGTATGTTTACATCATGATTTAGGTCCTCTTGGAACAGCGGTCAATAAGGCTGCAATAATTCGTCAGATTCGTATTTTGAAGGATATGGGATGTGATGCTATTCGCACTTCACACAATATGCCTTCTACGATGCAAATGGAAGTTTGCGATTCAATGGGTATGATGGTTATGGCTGAGAGCTTTGATATGTGGAAATATCCTAAATGCAAAAACGGATATGCTAAATTCTTTGATAACTGGGCTGATCGCGACATAACAAATCTTGTTCTTAATCACCGTAATCATCCTAGCATCGTAATGTGGAGTATTGGAAACGAGATTCCTGAGCAATGGAGTGTTGAAGGACGTGAGATTTCTCGTCACTTGCAGGACTTATGCCATAGCCTTGATCCTTCACGCCCTGTAACACAAGGTATGGACAATGCTGAAAAAGCTATTGCTAGTGGATTTGCAAAGGTAATGGATGTTCCTGGATTCAACTACAGAGTATATAAATACGATACAAGCATAAAGCAAATTCCACAAGGTTTTATTTTAGGTTCAGAGACAGCTTCTACAGTTAGCAGTCGTGGAATATATAAATTCCCTATGAAAATCACTGATAACGGTGTTTATCCTGACGGACAGTGTTCTAGTTATGATACAGAATATTGTGGATGGAGTAATCTTCCAGAGGCTGATTTGCTGATGCAAGATGATAGAAGTTACACCATTGGGCAGTTTGTATGGACTGGTTTTGATTATCTAGGCGAACCTACTCCTTATGATACGTATTGGCCTAGCCGTAGTAGCTATTTTGGAATATGCGATCTAGCTGGTCTTCCAAAAGACCGTTTCTATCTTTATCGCAGTGTTTGGAACAAAGCAAAACACACGCTTCACGTATTACCTCACTGGACATGGCATGGACGCGAGGGAGAGGTTACACCAGTGTTTGTATATACAGACTATCCTTCTGCAGAACTATTTGTAAACGGGAAAAGTCAGGGAAGACTGTTTAAGCAGACTTATTCGGTTGCTCCTTCAAGCTCAAATACAGAGAAGCCTCAGCTAGAAAACATGGATCTACTCCGTCGCTACCGCCTTATGTGGGACAAAGTGAAATATGAACCTGGTGAGATAAAGGTTGTGGCATATAATGCCAATGGCGAGAAAGCTGAGGAGAAAATTATATATACCGCAGGAAAGCCAGCGAAATTAGAGGCTAAAGCCGATCGTAATGAGATAAAATCCGATGGAAACGACTTAGCTTTTGTTACCATTAGCCTAACGGACAACAAGGGTAATTTGATTCCTGACGGCTCTGATGAACTTACATTTGAAGTTAAGGGAGCTGGAAGTTTCAAGGCAGTATGTAATGGAGACGCTACAAGTCTTGAATCATTCACTCAACCTCAAATGAAACTGTTCAGCGGAAAGTTGGTTGTCATTGTAGAGAGTAACGGTAAGAAGGGCGACATACTACTTACCGTAAAAGACAATAAATTAGGAAAGACTGTAAAGACAAAGATTATTGCAATCCCTTAA
- a CDS encoding glycoside hydrolase family 53 protein, whose amino-acid sequence MKLKYIFLAFVSIIALSSCSDTDTTVAETVPTYDMSGFAKGADVSWVTEMEAAGTKFYDANGRETECLKLLKSMGVNSIRLRVWVDPTDGWNGKQDVLAKALRAKALGFRVMIDFHYSDSWADPAHQTKPAAWANDNLDQLKVDVAKHTTDVLQTLKDKGVDVEWVQVGNETPTGMLWKEGAYSDTDQSSFAQLINAGYDAVKSVYPNAQVIIHVDKGNLLGRFTWLFDGLKANGAKWDVIGMSLYPEDSDWETETGDCLSNIKTLEDRYGCKVVLSEVGMPWDSENAGAFMAKLVTGCKAINGCLGVFYWEPECYNSWEGYSKGVFDNSGKATSTLNIFKQ is encoded by the coding sequence ATGAAATTAAAGTATATATTTCTAGCTTTTGTCAGTATCATTGCATTATCTTCATGCAGTGATACCGATACAACAGTTGCCGAGACTGTACCAACTTACGACATGAGCGGTTTCGCAAAAGGTGCCGATGTAAGTTGGGTTACAGAAATGGAAGCTGCTGGAACAAAATTCTATGATGCAAACGGAAGAGAAACCGAATGTTTGAAGCTGTTGAAATCAATGGGCGTAAACTCTATAAGACTACGTGTATGGGTTGACCCTACTGATGGTTGGAACGGCAAACAGGATGTTCTTGCTAAAGCTCTTCGTGCAAAAGCTCTGGGATTCAGAGTTATGATTGATTTCCATTACAGTGACTCATGGGCTGATCCTGCACATCAGACAAAACCTGCTGCATGGGCAAACGACAACCTAGACCAACTTAAGGTTGACGTAGCAAAACATACAACAGATGTATTGCAGACTTTGAAAGACAAAGGCGTTGATGTAGAATGGGTTCAGGTAGGTAATGAAACTCCAACAGGAATGTTGTGGAAGGAAGGAGCTTATTCTGACACTGATCAGAGCAGTTTCGCTCAACTTATTAATGCTGGTTATGATGCTGTAAAGAGTGTGTACCCTAACGCACAGGTCATCATACACGTAGACAAAGGTAATTTATTAGGTCGTTTCACATGGCTTTTCGACGGATTGAAAGCTAATGGTGCAAAATGGGATGTCATCGGTATGTCTCTTTACCCAGAAGACAGCGATTGGGAAACAGAAACCGGCGACTGCTTAAGCAACATCAAGACACTGGAAGACAGATATGGATGTAAAGTAGTTCTTTCTGAAGTAGGTATGCCTTGGGATTCAGAAAATGCAGGAGCTTTTATGGCTAAGCTTGTAACAGGCTGTAAAGCTATTAACGGATGCCTTGGTGTGTTTTATTGGGAACCAGAATGCTACAACAGTTGGGAAGGATACAGCAAAGGAGTATTTGACAACTCAGGAAAGGCGACATCAACACTAAATATTTTCAAACAATGA